The following are encoded together in the Nocardioides sp. Arc9.136 genome:
- a CDS encoding cobalamin biosynthesis protein codes for MSRSRAVGLLLGFAADRLLGDPRRGHPVAAFGRVARGLEHRLHGDSRLRGTVHTAVLVGGCAGIGVAVEHATGGRPLLHAAATAAATWTVLGGRTLEREALAVHDLLAADDLPAARQRLTHLVGRDPTGLPADEVARAVVESVAENTSDAVTVPLVWGAVGGVPGLLAHRAANTLDAMVGHRTARYERFGWASARLDDVLGLPGSRYAALCVLAAAPSRAGEAWRAWRRDAAAHPSPNAGVVEASFAGSLGVTLGGTNRYGDRVEHRPVLGSGRPVRPGDVPRATALARRVDRLAAVVAAGAVGAAGAVVCLRTRRGASWGTRPLPGRRLRERAPG; via the coding sequence TCGGGCTGCTGCTCGGCTTCGCCGCCGACCGGCTGCTCGGCGACCCGCGGCGCGGCCACCCGGTGGCGGCGTTCGGCCGGGTGGCGCGCGGCCTGGAGCACCGGCTGCACGGCGACTCGCGGCTGCGCGGGACCGTCCACACGGCCGTCCTCGTCGGCGGGTGCGCCGGCATCGGCGTGGCCGTCGAGCACGCCACCGGCGGCCGGCCCCTCCTGCACGCCGCCGCCACCGCGGCGGCGACCTGGACCGTGCTGGGCGGGCGCACCCTCGAGCGGGAGGCGCTGGCCGTGCACGACCTGCTCGCGGCCGACGACCTGCCCGCGGCCCGGCAGCGGCTCACCCACCTCGTCGGCCGGGATCCCACCGGCCTGCCGGCCGACGAGGTCGCCCGCGCCGTCGTCGAGTCGGTCGCGGAGAACACCTCCGACGCCGTCACGGTCCCGCTCGTCTGGGGCGCCGTCGGCGGGGTGCCCGGCCTGCTCGCGCACCGCGCCGCCAACACCCTCGACGCGATGGTCGGGCACCGCACCGCCCGCTACGAGCGGTTCGGCTGGGCCTCGGCGCGCCTCGACGACGTGCTGGGGCTGCCGGGGTCGCGGTACGCCGCCCTCTGCGTGCTCGCCGCCGCGCCGTCGCGGGCCGGCGAGGCGTGGCGGGCCTGGCGGCGCGACGCCGCGGCCCACCCCAGCCCCAACGCCGGCGTCGTCGAGGCGTCGTTCGCGGGGTCGCTGGGGGTCACCCTCGGCGGCACCAACCGGTACGGCGACCGCGTCGAGCACCGACCGGTGCTGGGCTCGGGGCGGCCCGTGCGGCCGGGCGACGTGCCGCGCGCCACCGCGCTCGCGCGCCGGGTCGACCGGCTGGCGGCGGTGGTCGCGGCCGGGGCGGTCGGCGCGGCGGGCGCGGTCGTGTGCCTGCGGACGCGACGGGGCGCGTCGTGGGGCACACGACCCCTCCCCGGCCGGCGGCTCAGGGAGCGAGCGCCCGGGTGA
- a CDS encoding nitronate monooxygenase: protein MLDLRDLDVPVVAAPMAGGPSTPALAAAVSGAGGLGFLAAGYRTPDQVAAQVAEARRATSAPVGLNLFLVEPYAADPAALAAYRRALEPEARRLGVDLGTPRWDDDHREAKLDLVLDVRPEVVSFTFGCPGADVLARLRQHGVHAMVTVTTPAEAREAVRRGAASLAVQGPAAGGHRGRWDPDAAPDGTPLLDLLAEVVPAVDVPVVAAGGLVDAAGVEAVLRLGAVAGQAGTAYLLADEAGTHPLHRAALTGPEPTGTRVTRAFTGRWARGLANRFMADHADAPAGYPHLHHLTAPLRAAAVAAGDVQVAHLWAGTGYRSARSAPAAEITRALAP from the coding sequence GTGCTCGACCTGCGCGACCTCGACGTCCCCGTCGTGGCGGCGCCGATGGCGGGCGGGCCCTCGACCCCCGCGCTGGCCGCGGCGGTCTCCGGGGCGGGCGGGCTGGGGTTCCTGGCCGCCGGCTACCGCACCCCCGACCAGGTCGCGGCGCAGGTGGCCGAGGCGCGCCGCGCCACCTCGGCCCCCGTCGGGCTCAACCTCTTCCTCGTCGAGCCGTACGCCGCGGACCCGGCCGCGCTGGCGGCCTACCGCCGCGCCCTGGAGCCGGAGGCCCGCCGGCTCGGCGTCGACCTCGGCACGCCCCGCTGGGACGACGACCACCGGGAGGCGAAGCTCGACCTGGTGCTCGACGTGCGCCCCGAGGTCGTCTCGTTCACGTTCGGGTGCCCGGGTGCCGACGTGCTGGCGCGGCTGCGGCAGCACGGGGTGCACGCGATGGTGACGGTCACGACGCCGGCCGAGGCCCGGGAGGCGGTACGCCGCGGGGCGGCGTCGCTGGCCGTGCAGGGACCGGCGGCGGGCGGCCACCGCGGCCGGTGGGACCCCGACGCGGCACCCGACGGCACCCCGCTGCTCGACCTGCTGGCCGAGGTGGTTCCGGCGGTCGACGTGCCCGTGGTCGCGGCCGGCGGCCTCGTCGACGCGGCCGGCGTCGAGGCCGTCCTGCGGCTCGGCGCGGTCGCCGGCCAGGCCGGGACGGCGTACCTCCTCGCCGACGAGGCCGGCACCCACCCGCTGCACCGCGCCGCCCTGACCGGCCCGGAGCCGACCGGCACCCGGGTCACCCGCGCGTTCACGGGCCGGTGGGCCCGCGGCCTGGCGAACCGCTTCATGGCCGACCACGCGGACGCCCCGGCCGGCTACCCGCACCTGCACCACCTCACCGCTCCCCTGCGGGCGGCCGCGGTCGCGGCCGGCGACGTCCAGGTGGCGCACCTGTGGGCCGGCACCGGCTACCGGAGCGCCCGCTCCGCACCGGCCGCCGAGATCACCCGGGCGCTCGCTCCCTGA
- a CDS encoding ABC transporter substrate-binding protein, with the protein MSRHLSVGRGARIAVAAVVSAALTAGCSAGGSDGSSGGGGGSDTLTVNTSFVIKNIDPAMEYEATGALTVNALYDTLVTFEGSDVGEPVGELAESFEASDDATTFTFKLHEDATFSDGTPVTAEDVVFSLNRLKNLKGSPSVIVAGMSFEATDESTVVVTSDEPNPNVPTILAMPSTGIVNSKVAKENGATDAEDAAKTDSATQYLDQNPAGSGPYVLESFDPSSQVVLKANPEYWGEAPEFSRVVISNMDVQNQKLTVSKATSATVALDLSGSSLEGLPESLQQSGAQDTYYFLTLHQDPAVDEVTSNLDFVRALRASIDYAGVAKLFGENAQPAAGVVPPAFPGALEEADAQVQDLDAAADFLDDAGLDQPKVSLMYPSITYRGVDLGTIAAKIQGDAKKAGIEIELNPQPIAAFLDAQSGGKVAMRFSPQSLNYPVAASLVNNLAPGQSTAATTGWTPERATPEAIAAGEDVLGTLDPEAQVTALQEWQRVLNEDSPYIPLAYNAGTVVATPDLTGAEYSPAGWQLDVAAVGKK; encoded by the coding sequence ATGTCTCGTCACCTCAGCGTGGGCCGCGGTGCTCGCATCGCCGTCGCCGCGGTCGTGTCCGCCGCCCTGACCGCCGGCTGCTCGGCCGGCGGCAGCGACGGCTCGTCGGGCGGCGGTGGCGGGAGCGACACGCTCACCGTCAACACCTCGTTCGTCATCAAGAACATCGACCCGGCGATGGAGTACGAGGCGACCGGCGCGCTGACCGTGAACGCGCTCTACGACACGCTGGTGACCTTCGAGGGCTCCGACGTCGGCGAGCCGGTGGGCGAGCTGGCCGAGTCGTTCGAGGCCTCGGACGACGCCACGACGTTCACCTTCAAGCTGCACGAGGACGCGACGTTCTCCGACGGCACCCCGGTCACCGCCGAGGACGTCGTCTTCAGCCTCAACCGCCTCAAGAACCTCAAGGGCAGCCCGTCGGTCATCGTCGCCGGGATGAGCTTCGAGGCCACCGACGAGTCGACCGTCGTGGTGACCAGCGACGAGCCGAACCCCAACGTGCCGACCATCCTGGCCATGCCGTCGACCGGCATCGTGAACTCGAAGGTCGCCAAGGAGAACGGCGCGACCGACGCCGAGGACGCCGCCAAGACCGACTCGGCCACCCAGTACCTCGACCAGAACCCGGCCGGCAGCGGCCCCTACGTCCTGGAGAGCTTCGACCCCTCCTCGCAGGTCGTGCTCAAGGCGAACCCGGAGTACTGGGGCGAGGCGCCCGAGTTCTCCCGCGTCGTCATCAGCAACATGGACGTGCAGAACCAGAAGCTGACCGTCTCGAAGGCGACGTCGGCCACCGTCGCGCTCGACCTGTCCGGCTCCTCCCTCGAGGGCCTGCCCGAGTCGCTGCAGCAGTCCGGTGCGCAGGACACCTACTACTTCCTGACCCTGCACCAGGACCCGGCCGTCGACGAGGTCACCTCGAACCTCGACTTCGTGCGGGCGCTGCGGGCCTCGATCGACTACGCGGGCGTGGCGAAGCTGTTCGGCGAGAACGCCCAGCCCGCCGCCGGTGTCGTGCCGCCGGCGTTCCCCGGCGCGCTGGAGGAGGCCGACGCGCAGGTGCAGGACCTCGACGCCGCCGCGGACTTCCTCGACGACGCGGGCCTCGACCAGCCCAAGGTCTCGCTGATGTACCCCTCGATCACCTACCGCGGCGTGGACCTCGGCACCATCGCCGCCAAGATCCAGGGCGACGCGAAGAAGGCCGGCATCGAGATCGAGCTCAACCCGCAGCCGATCGCCGCGTTCCTCGACGCCCAGAGCGGCGGCAAGGTCGCCATGCGCTTCAGCCCGCAGAGCCTGAACTACCCCGTCGCCGCGTCGCTGGTGAACAACCTCGCGCCCGGGCAGTCGACCGCCGCCACCACCGGCTGGACCCCGGAGCGGGCCACCCCCGAGGCCATCGCCGCGGGCGAGGACGTGCTCGGCACGCTCGACCCCGAGGCCCAGGTGACGGCCCTGCAGGAGTGGCAGCGCGTCCTCAACGAGGACTCGCCGTACATCCCGCTGGCCTACAACGCCGGCACCGTCGTCGCGACCCCCGACCTGACCGGCGCGGAGTACTCGCCCGCCGGCTGGCAGCTCGACGTCGCCGCGGTCGGCAAGAAGTAG
- a CDS encoding ABC transporter permease, with the protein MSTRPVAARWRQLAGLVARRLGVTLVLLVGVTIVTFSLVQLVPGDAASANLSEAAQADPEVVAAYRDKWGLDDSIVERYLTYMGNLLHGDLSVSQVDGRSVATSLGDYVPATLELAIPAMLIAVVLGVSIGMLGAVKRGRVTDQVIRFGALVGLSTPSFWLAIVVLYVFFFVLGIAPNGGRLSPQFAPPPEVTGMYTVDAALAGQWTVWWDAVQHLMLPVLVLSCLTVAMLIRFVRSSMLEVMQQDYVAAATAKGLPRRTVLGRHVLRAGLAPVLTVSGLAFASMLSGTVLIEQVFSWPGLGQYAYRSASSLDLPSIMGVCLLVALIYMLMNLVVDFLYGVIDPRIRG; encoded by the coding sequence ATGAGCACGCGACCCGTGGCGGCGCGCTGGCGACAGCTCGCCGGCCTGGTGGCCAGGCGCCTCGGCGTCACGCTGGTCCTGCTGGTCGGGGTCACCATCGTGACCTTCTCCCTGGTCCAGCTGGTCCCGGGCGACGCGGCCTCGGCGAACCTGTCCGAGGCCGCGCAGGCCGACCCCGAGGTGGTCGCGGCGTACCGCGACAAGTGGGGCCTCGACGACTCCATCGTCGAGCGCTACCTGACCTACATGGGCAACCTGCTCCACGGTGACCTGAGCGTCTCCCAGGTCGACGGCCGCTCGGTCGCGACGTCGCTGGGCGACTACGTGCCGGCGACCCTCGAGCTGGCGATCCCCGCGATGCTCATCGCGGTCGTCCTCGGGGTCAGCATCGGGATGCTCGGTGCGGTCAAGCGCGGTCGCGTGACCGACCAGGTGATCCGCTTCGGCGCCCTGGTCGGGCTCTCCACGCCGTCGTTCTGGCTCGCGATCGTGGTGCTCTACGTGTTCTTCTTCGTGCTCGGCATCGCCCCCAACGGCGGGCGGCTCAGCCCGCAGTTCGCCCCACCGCCCGAGGTCACCGGGATGTACACCGTCGACGCCGCCCTCGCCGGGCAGTGGACGGTGTGGTGGGACGCCGTGCAGCACCTGATGCTGCCGGTCCTCGTGCTGAGCTGCCTGACCGTCGCGATGCTGATCCGCTTCGTGCGCTCCTCGATGCTCGAGGTGATGCAGCAGGACTACGTCGCCGCCGCGACGGCGAAGGGCCTGCCGCGTCGTACCGTCCTCGGGCGGCACGTGCTCCGTGCCGGCCTCGCGCCGGTGCTGACCGTCAGCGGCCTGGCCTTCGCCTCGATGCTCTCGGGGACCGTGCTGATCGAGCAGGTCTTCAGCTGGCCCGGGCTGGGGCAGTACGCCTACCGCAGCGCCAGCAGCCTGGACCTGCCCTCGATCATGGGCGTCTGCCTGCTCGTCGCGCTGATCTACATGCTCATGAACCTCGTCGTGGACTTCCTCTACGGCGTCATCGACCCGAGGATCCGCGGATGA
- a CDS encoding ABC transporter permease: MSGRTADEVAPAPVETLGLQDPAVQKSLARRGWLFAGSRKALRDPLALLALVLLVGWVLVALLAPWIAPHDPLEQSGELYAGPSGAHPFGTDELGRDVLSRVIHGTRLSLPLSATIVALALAIGGVLGLVAGYFGGWIDEVLMRLTDLVFAFPQIILAMAVTAAFGPSSRNAVLALVIVSWPVYARVVRSAVLSIRGQDFLSSSRLLGVGSFRALRKDVLPNSVGPAVVLASLELGNATLMLAALSYLGLGPRPPAPEWGAMIALGSNDLASWWVSVFPGLAILTVVLAFNVLGDALRDRLDPQSWRRAR; this comes from the coding sequence ATGAGCGGCCGGACCGCCGACGAGGTGGCACCCGCCCCCGTCGAGACGCTGGGTCTGCAGGACCCCGCCGTGCAGAAGTCGCTGGCCCGCCGCGGCTGGCTCTTCGCCGGCTCCCGCAAGGCGCTGCGCGACCCGCTCGCGCTGCTGGCGCTCGTGCTGCTCGTCGGGTGGGTCCTGGTCGCGCTCCTCGCGCCCTGGATCGCGCCGCACGACCCGCTCGAGCAGTCCGGCGAGCTGTACGCCGGCCCCTCCGGCGCGCACCCGTTCGGCACCGACGAGCTCGGCCGCGACGTCCTCTCCCGGGTCATCCACGGCACCCGGCTCTCGCTGCCGCTCTCGGCCACGATCGTCGCCCTGGCGCTCGCGATCGGCGGCGTCCTCGGCCTGGTCGCCGGCTACTTCGGCGGCTGGATCGACGAGGTGCTGATGCGCCTGACCGACCTGGTCTTCGCCTTCCCCCAGATCATCCTGGCGATGGCGGTCACCGCCGCCTTCGGCCCCAGCAGCCGCAACGCGGTGCTGGCCCTGGTGATCGTCTCCTGGCCGGTCTACGCCCGGGTGGTGCGCTCGGCGGTGCTCAGCATCCGCGGCCAGGACTTCCTGAGCTCCTCGCGCCTGCTCGGCGTCGGGTCGTTCCGCGCGCTGCGCAAGGACGTGCTGCCCAACAGCGTCGGCCCCGCGGTGGTGCTGGCCAGCCTCGAGCTCGGCAACGCCACCCTGATGCTCGCCGCGCTGTCCTACCTCGGCCTCGGTCCGCGGCCGCCGGCGCCCGAGTGGGGCGCGATGATCGCGCTCGGCTCCAACGACCTCGCGTCGTGGTGGGTGAGCGTCTTCCCGGGGCTGGCCATCCTCACGGTGGTGCTCGCCTTCAACGTCCTCGGCGACGCCCTGCGCGACCGCCTCGACCCGCAGTCGTGGAGGCGTGCGCGATGA
- a CDS encoding ABC transporter ATP-binding protein has protein sequence MTDLVNLDGLTVSLPTEQGRVTVIHDATMRVGPGEIVGLAGESGSGKSLTARALLGLLPEGAQVGGSIRYDGQELVGLDEATMRGIRGGEIAMVFQDSTAALHPMLTVGRQLTEHMRVHRDLSRKAARTEACDLLDRVRIPDPRAALRAYPHQFSGGMRQRIAIASALAGSPRLLIADEPTTALDVTVQAGILALLEQLRAESGLSVVFITHDLSVLSAISTRSYVFYGGRVMESGPTGEVLTQPLHPYTKALLDSRPHGISARTTLRAIPGEPVVPGQAPPGCPFEPRCSFSVDACREMVPALVPTVPGRSLACDVVSGRTARATIAASSTGSTSTSTDGTGTTSERTVAP, from the coding sequence ATGACCGACCTGGTGAACCTCGACGGGCTGACCGTCTCGCTGCCCACCGAGCAGGGCCGGGTGACGGTCATCCACGACGCCACGATGCGAGTCGGGCCGGGCGAGATCGTCGGCCTGGCCGGCGAGAGCGGCTCGGGCAAGAGCCTGACCGCCCGCGCCCTGCTCGGCCTGCTGCCCGAGGGCGCGCAGGTCGGCGGCTCGATCCGGTACGACGGGCAGGAGCTCGTCGGCCTCGACGAGGCCACGATGCGCGGGATCCGCGGTGGCGAGATCGCGATGGTCTTCCAGGACTCGACCGCCGCGCTGCACCCGATGCTGACCGTGGGCCGCCAGCTCACCGAGCACATGCGCGTCCACCGCGACCTGTCCCGCAAGGCCGCCCGCACCGAGGCCTGCGACCTGCTGGACCGGGTGCGGATCCCCGACCCGCGGGCCGCGCTGCGCGCCTACCCCCACCAGTTCTCCGGCGGCATGCGGCAGCGGATCGCGATCGCCAGCGCGCTGGCCGGGTCCCCGCGGCTGCTCATCGCCGACGAGCCCACCACGGCGCTCGACGTCACCGTCCAGGCCGGGATCCTCGCGCTGCTCGAGCAGCTGCGGGCGGAGTCGGGTCTGTCGGTCGTCTTCATCACCCACGACCTCAGCGTGCTCTCCGCGATCAGCACCCGGTCCTACGTCTTCTACGGCGGCCGGGTGATGGAGTCCGGCCCGACCGGCGAGGTGCTGACCCAGCCGCTGCACCCCTACACCAAGGCGCTGCTCGACTCGCGCCCCCACGGGATCAGCGCGCGGACGACCCTGCGCGCCATCCCCGGTGAGCCCGTCGTCCCCGGCCAGGCCCCTCCGGGCTGCCCGTTCGAGCCGCGCTGCTCGTTCTCGGTCGACGCCTGCCGCGAGATGGTGCCCGCGCTCGTGCCCACGGTGCCCGGCCGGTCGCTCGCCTGCGACGTGGTCTCCGGCCGGACCGCGCGGGCCACGATCGCCGCGAGCAGCACCGGCAGCACCAGCACCAGCACCGACGGGACCGGCACGACCAGCGAGAGGACGGTGGCGCCGTGA
- a CDS encoding ABC transporter ATP-binding protein, whose protein sequence is MSLLDIEDLEVRYRTRGRGTVHAVDGVSLQVQPGEVVGLVGESGCGKSSLARTVVGLGKPAGGSVRFDGRPVRPVGWRRRSDAETRLQMVFQNPYASLNPRRTVGDQMLDGVAASVTGSARKDRAVELLERVGMSAAAMTRYAHQFSGGQRQRLAIARALAPEPSLIVADEPVTALDASAQAQVINLLMSLVRDLDMAMLFISHDLTLVHQVADRTAVMYLGKVVETGPTETLMRAPSHPYSQALLAAVPQVSATRVMPTVLAGEVPDAGAITSGCRFAPRCRHAIDICSAEPPLVRVGGTEAACWRAEELDMSITGEVESNA, encoded by the coding sequence GTGAGCCTGCTCGACATCGAGGACCTCGAGGTCCGCTACCGCACCCGCGGCCGTGGCACCGTCCACGCCGTCGACGGCGTCAGCCTGCAGGTGCAGCCCGGCGAGGTCGTCGGCCTGGTCGGTGAGTCAGGCTGCGGCAAGTCCTCCCTGGCCCGCACCGTGGTCGGGCTCGGCAAGCCCGCGGGCGGCAGCGTGCGCTTCGACGGCCGGCCGGTGCGCCCGGTCGGCTGGCGGCGACGCTCGGACGCCGAGACCCGGCTGCAGATGGTCTTCCAGAACCCCTACGCCTCGCTCAACCCGCGTCGTACCGTCGGCGACCAGATGCTGGACGGCGTCGCGGCCTCCGTCACCGGGTCCGCCCGCAAGGACCGCGCCGTCGAGCTGCTCGAGCGGGTCGGCATGTCGGCAGCGGCGATGACGCGCTACGCCCACCAGTTCTCCGGCGGCCAGCGCCAGCGGCTCGCCATCGCCCGCGCGCTGGCACCGGAGCCGTCGCTGATCGTCGCCGACGAGCCGGTCACCGCGCTGGACGCCTCCGCGCAGGCGCAGGTGATCAACCTGCTGATGTCGCTGGTCCGTGACCTCGACATGGCGATGCTGTTCATCTCCCACGACCTGACGCTGGTCCACCAGGTCGCGGACCGGACCGCCGTGATGTACCTCGGCAAGGTCGTGGAGACCGGCCCGACGGAGACGCTGATGCGCGCGCCGAGCCACCCCTACTCCCAGGCGCTGCTCGCCGCGGTCCCGCAGGTCTCCGCGACCCGGGTGATGCCGACGGTGCTCGCCGGCGAGGTGCCGGACGCCGGTGCGATCACGAGCGGCTGCCGGTTCGCGCCGCGCTGCCGCCACGCGATCGACATCTGCAGTGCCGAGCCGCCGCTGGTGCGGGTGGGCGGCACCGAGGCGGCCTGCTGGCGGGCCGAGGAGCTCGACATGTCGATCACAGGAGAGGTGGAGAGCAATGCGTAG
- a CDS encoding amidohydrolase family protein, with product MRSPQAVVLTGGRVYDGDRTRPDTAVWIDAAGTIAGVGGTEEVLAAARAADPSVGVVDLDGAVVAPGLVNMHVHLGLGLPGPLEDAVSSADPAELVLLMADSARRTLHAGVTTVRLVGETRYADFALRKAIDLGAVDGPHIYTAGHALCCTGGHGHGADGLEADGADGFRRATREQIRAGADLIKVCVSGGIAGEHEQIHTPQLTDEEMEAVISTAHDWGRKVTAHAGPSDTIARAVRLGLDCVEHGYQMTRELTDLMAAHGVWYVPTITVSRCKEFFEANRVPQWMMDRALAAGPAHWRSLQNAIASGVTIAMGSDMPPFAPFDGTTATVREMEFMAEAGMTPLEVMRSATERPAEWLGSELFGRVEVGRRADLVVMAEDPVADISALRGIDAVLKGGVLHRDDLSRFAGVVVR from the coding sequence ATGCGTAGCCCCCAGGCGGTCGTCCTCACGGGAGGTCGCGTGTACGACGGCGACCGGACCCGTCCGGACACCGCGGTCTGGATCGACGCGGCCGGCACGATCGCCGGCGTCGGCGGCACCGAGGAGGTGCTGGCCGCCGCCCGCGCCGCGGACCCGTCGGTCGGCGTCGTCGACCTCGACGGTGCCGTGGTGGCGCCCGGCCTGGTCAACATGCACGTCCACCTCGGCCTGGGCCTCCCCGGCCCGCTGGAGGACGCCGTCTCCTCCGCGGACCCCGCCGAGCTGGTGCTGCTGATGGCCGACTCCGCCCGCCGCACCCTCCACGCCGGCGTCACCACCGTCCGGCTGGTCGGGGAGACCCGGTACGCCGACTTCGCGCTGCGCAAGGCGATCGACCTCGGCGCCGTCGACGGGCCGCACATCTACACCGCCGGCCACGCGCTGTGCTGCACCGGCGGCCACGGCCACGGTGCCGACGGCCTCGAGGCCGACGGCGCCGACGGGTTCCGCCGGGCCACCCGCGAGCAGATCCGGGCCGGCGCGGACCTGATCAAGGTCTGCGTCTCCGGCGGCATCGCCGGGGAGCACGAGCAGATCCACACCCCGCAGCTGACCGACGAGGAGATGGAGGCGGTCATCTCGACCGCCCACGACTGGGGTCGCAAGGTCACCGCGCACGCCGGTCCCAGCGACACCATCGCCCGGGCCGTGCGGCTCGGCCTGGACTGCGTCGAGCACGGCTACCAGATGACCCGCGAGCTCACCGACCTGATGGCGGCCCACGGCGTCTGGTACGTCCCCACCATCACCGTCAGCCGGTGCAAGGAGTTCTTCGAGGCCAACCGGGTCCCGCAGTGGATGATGGACCGGGCGCTCGCCGCCGGCCCCGCGCACTGGCGGAGCCTGCAGAACGCGATCGCCTCGGGCGTCACCATCGCCATGGGCAGCGACATGCCGCCGTTCGCGCCGTTCGACGGCACCACGGCCACGGTCCGCGAGATGGAGTTCATGGCCGAGGCGGGGATGACGCCGCTCGAGGTGATGCGCTCGGCGACCGAGCGGCCCGCGGAGTGGCTCGGGTCCGAGCTCTTCGGCCGGGTCGAGGTCGGCCGCCGCGCCGACCTGGTGGTCATGGCCGAAGACCCGGTCGCCGACATCTCCGCGCTGCGCGGCATCGACGCCGTGCTC